From the genome of Vibrio navarrensis, one region includes:
- a CDS encoding ISAs1 family transposase, with the protein MNINTIKAHFSIIRDKRQSAKVDYPLFDILFGSICAVIAGGQGWTDIREYVLGHHEWFLKQGLFENGVPVNDTFARLIANIDPAEFRDCFLGWMNAVHTMTFGEVIAIDGKTLRGSYDRDDRKSTIHMVSAYASANQLVLGQLKTNNKSNEITAIPELIKMLDLRGAIVTIDAMACQTKIAKAITSKGGDYLLAVKGNQGKLSAAIQTAFAPHRRAPIDKTTYQIEKQKGRVEARTCHVLKASELEGDFSTWSGLASIVMVENYRVAKGKAPKLEYRYYISSADLTAEQAGNAIRAHWGIESMHWILDVSMREDACQIYRQNAAENLAGLRHMALNMLRAEPSKISVPMKQKRCMMNPGFLEQVLVAGFKSMTKF; encoded by the coding sequence ATGAATATTAATACCATCAAAGCGCATTTCAGTATCATCCGTGACAAACGGCAAAGTGCAAAAGTTGATTATCCTCTGTTTGATATTTTGTTTGGGTCTATCTGTGCCGTGATAGCCGGAGGTCAAGGCTGGACTGACATTCGTGAATATGTTCTTGGCCACCATGAGTGGTTTCTTAAACAGGGACTGTTTGAAAACGGTGTGCCTGTCAACGATACCTTTGCTCGTTTGATTGCAAATATTGATCCTGCCGAGTTTCGCGACTGCTTCCTGGGTTGGATGAATGCGGTACATACCATGACGTTTGGTGAGGTGATTGCCATTGATGGCAAGACTTTGCGCGGCTCCTACGATAGAGACGACAGGAAAAGCACCATCCATATGGTGAGCGCCTATGCAAGTGCCAACCAACTGGTATTGGGCCAACTCAAAACCAACAATAAGAGCAATGAAATTACCGCGATTCCAGAGCTTATTAAGATGCTCGACTTGCGCGGAGCTATCGTGACGATTGATGCGATGGCCTGCCAGACCAAGATTGCCAAGGCGATCACTAGCAAGGGCGGTGATTACTTGTTGGCAGTAAAGGGGAATCAAGGCAAGTTGTCGGCAGCCATACAGACAGCCTTCGCCCCACACCGCCGTGCCCCGATTGACAAAACCACCTATCAAATCGAGAAACAAAAAGGCCGCGTTGAAGCACGTACTTGCCATGTACTCAAGGCTAGTGAGTTAGAGGGTGACTTCTCAACGTGGAGCGGACTCGCCAGTATTGTCATGGTTGAAAATTACCGAGTAGCCAAAGGTAAAGCGCCAAAGTTGGAGTACCGCTACTACATAAGTTCAGCAGACCTGACCGCGGAGCAGGCAGGAAATGCCATTCGAGCCCACTGGGGCATAGAGTCAATGCACTGGATTTTAGATGTGAGCATGCGAGAAGACGCTTGTCAGATTTACCGACAAAACGCGGCTGAAAATTTGGCAGGTTTAAGACACATGGCGCTTAACATGCTAAGAGCTGAGCCAAGCAAAATTAGTGTGCCAATGAAGCAGAAACGTTGCATGATGAACCCCGGCTTCTTGGAGCAAGTCTTAGTCGCTGGATTTAAGTCAATGACTAAATTCTAA
- a CDS encoding reverse transcriptase domain-containing protein, which yields MLCIRDKIVQQAVSKVLESIYESDFMGFSYGFRPERNQHQALDALYVALNRRKINWVLDLDITKFFDTVEHDWLIQFLEHRVADKPLLKIITKWLKVGYVDEHNQRVKSLLGTPQGSVISPLLANVYLHYTFDLWLNRERHRSATGDVIMVRYADDAVIGFQHKNDANACLEGLKRRLSQFGLSVHPDKTKLIHFGRFAFEDFKRGKVQRPGTFDFLGFTHYCDLTKSQKAIMIKRKTIKKRLISKIKWVRQELKKRLHLPPWKVGKWLNQIIRGHINYYGVPMNGSSLNLFITEITNAWLKQLRRRSQRHKMTWSRFRKLVDYWIPKARIVHPYPEQRFDVRPKVGAVCVSSARTDLCGG from the coding sequence ATCCTATGCATTAGGGACAAAATTGTTCAACAAGCAGTCAGTAAAGTTCTAGAATCGATCTATGAGAGCGACTTTATGGGCTTTTCATATGGTTTTCGACCAGAGCGGAATCAGCATCAAGCTCTTGATGCACTGTATGTTGCTCTCAACCGGAGAAAGATAAACTGGGTGCTTGATTTAGATATAACCAAGTTCTTTGATACTGTAGAACATGATTGGTTGATCCAGTTCTTAGAGCACAGAGTCGCAGATAAACCATTGCTCAAAATTATTACCAAATGGTTAAAAGTAGGGTACGTTGATGAACATAACCAGCGAGTTAAATCGCTCCTCGGGACTCCTCAAGGATCGGTGATCTCACCATTGTTGGCAAATGTTTATCTTCATTATACTTTTGATCTTTGGCTGAACCGAGAACGGCATCGAAGTGCAACTGGCGATGTCATCATGGTTAGGTACGCTGACGATGCTGTTATCGGTTTTCAGCATAAAAATGATGCAAATGCGTGTTTAGAGGGGTTGAAAAGACGCCTCTCTCAATTTGGCTTATCCGTTCATCCGGACAAAACCAAGTTGATACATTTTGGACGATTCGCTTTTGAAGACTTTAAAAGAGGGAAAGTTCAAAGACCAGGAACCTTTGATTTCCTTGGATTCACACATTACTGTGACCTGACTAAGAGCCAAAAGGCCATAATGATCAAGCGGAAGACAATCAAAAAGCGACTTATCAGTAAGATAAAATGGGTCAGACAGGAGCTAAAGAAAAGGCTTCACTTACCGCCGTGGAAGGTTGGAAAGTGGCTGAATCAGATTATTCGAGGGCACATCAACTATTATGGTGTCCCAATGAATGGTAGCTCCCTAAATCTGTTTATTACAGAGATCACTAATGCATGGCTAAAGCAACTGCGAAGGCGTAGCCAGCGTCATAAAATGACATGGTCACGTTTTAGGAAATTAGTTGATTACTGGATCCCCAAAGCAAGAATTGTCCACCCTTATCCTGAGCAGCGATTTGACGTTAGACCCAAGGTAGGAGCCGTATGCGTTAGTAGCGCACGTACGGATCTGTGCGGGGGGTAG
- the tnpA gene encoding IS66 family insertion sequence element accessory protein TnpA, whose amino-acid sequence MAKRRTNQEWRTLFEHYESSQLSQRLFCERNGLSLSTFYAKRQQLKHCEKPNTVGFVKTEVVEKTTKYQATHVAVANMTLLVNDVELSIPQGTPATYLAELIGALS is encoded by the coding sequence ATGGCCAAACGACGCACTAACCAAGAATGGCGAACCCTGTTCGAACACTATGAATCCAGCCAGTTATCACAACGATTATTCTGTGAACGTAACGGACTGAGTCTCTCCACTTTTTACGCTAAGCGCCAACAGTTAAAGCACTGCGAAAAACCGAACACGGTTGGCTTTGTTAAAACAGAAGTCGTTGAAAAGACCACAAAGTATCAAGCCACTCACGTTGCCGTTGCCAATATGACCCTGCTCGTCAATGATGTTGAACTGAGCATCCCACAAGGCACGCCAGCGACCTATCTCGCAGAGCTTATCGGTGCGCTGTCATGA